The Harmonia axyridis chromosome 3, icHarAxyr1.1, whole genome shotgun sequence nucleotide sequence AAGATGCAGGAGTTCCAAGTTTTGATGATATATTCAGAGAAGATGTAAGTAAcgactccaaaaaaaaaactttatttgaaaacatttttatagtCTGATAATGAAGATGATGAAGTGGGGGACTCTACTAGTGAGGTTGGAAGTGACGATGAATCTGAAGGAAGAGCTGCTAAGAGGAGAAGGTTGAACGAAGAAGAAATCGATAAAAGAAGAGAAAAAAGACTTTGGGAAGAGAATAGAAGCAAATTGTTATTTGAGTATGCCCAATTTACATATTACGCTAAAGCTGTAAGTCTAATTCAACTTATCTCAACATCACATATAATTTTCTTGGTTTTAGAGTGCAATACTCATGTTTGAGTTAGCATGGTCCCTTAATAAGGATGATAAGGAAATGCTATGGCTTGCCATTATAGCTCTGACAGAGCAAATGCTTCTTGGCAAGCTGGAGGACTCTAAATATAATATAGAAATAGGCAGTCTTCAATCACATGCTACAAGGCTTCACAATCGCTCAAATGATTCAGAAGTTAAAACATCACTGAAAATCACATTTGAAAAAGATTTAAGATTAGTTTTGCACAAACATTGGTGTGTGGAAAGTAGCTTGAAGTTCTCTATGTTTACATCATGTAGATTGAAGTTGTGGACTCTGAAGGGAGATAGAAAATTACATCAATTGCTAGCAGATATGGggtaagaaaaaatattttgagatatACTTCAAATTTTACATAGTGACTtattaaaagaatagaatagaagAAAACTTCATGGGTTCTCCAAATAAACCTTTCGTAATGGTTTATGATAATAAATATACGAAGTGAGGTCAAAATCGATTtgcaattaattataattcataagAGTGTTGTGAATTTCATTTGAAGCATTCCATCATTCCGAATTCAACTTTACCAAGGAATTTTAAATAAGTTTTTGATGGTACTCCTGcattatttaatatatttagagAGCTGATAACAAACTACGAGATTATTTCATTCAGAATCTGTTTTTATTCCTTGTTATGGCTTTCAGTTTACCTCTTGCCCAGAGTAAACAAAAATTTACGTCAATGGATCTACAACTCAGACAAGAATTCCACAGTTCATTAGAAAAACTTAGTGAAAAATACGATCTTGAGGACATTGTCTATCCTACGTTTATATTACGATATGGCTTTACAAATAATTATTCTGCTTCTGATGTTGTCTATATGATGTTGGCCCTTTTAGAAACAGCGGTAagcaaaatgaataaataaaagaagTTGATTAATCAGTAAAGATCTTTTCAGCCTAAATCTAAAAGTCCAGAAGAATGTTTCCATACAGCTCTAGAATTTTTGCCAAAACCTAAAAAGGAAATGGCTGAAGCAGGCATAGGAAGAGCTAAAACTTTGTTCAAAGTTATGTTCAAAACTGTGCAAGGAGCTTTGGAAATGAAGCAGATTTCAAGTGCTGGGCCTTTCCTTTACTATATCATTCAAGAAGTAAGTTATTATCAGAGCATTATAACAAAAATGTGCTTTTTTATAAGTAATAGTGTTagagttttttctgaaaaataaattaattatatcatATCTTCATATATGCCAGAGCATTTTaatatttcctcaaaatttACTCTTCTAATTTTTAGGGTTTTCTTGATTGGTACATGTTTTCAAATCTTCATGTATTGTCCCTACTGGCCCAGTTTTTACTTACAGcctatgtttctatttcaagaaACAGAAAAGCAACTCAGTTACCTCTGATTGTTTCTGCACCACGAAATTTAGAAAACGGAACTTGCATAATTCTTGGGATACCTCCTTTATGCGAAAATTCACCTAAAAAGTAAGTACTTGAGATTTTTAAATGTTAAAAGCGTTAAAATGTATCTTTCATTTAAGTTTCTTCGGTAAAGCCTTTGAAAAAGCAGCAGAGATGTTACGATGCAAAACATCTTGTGATTTTTTCGATACATCATGTAAgtacaaaaaataattgattataataattataaatcaatatcTTATTCAGATATAGAAAATACAAGTGAATATTAACTAAAATTACTCAGTTAAAGATTCCATTGTTTTCAGATTCTTccctataatattattttaatgaagatgaagaagtctaaaaacaattgaaatctgtaaaatgaatacataaatctctaattttattaataatatCTCTGAAGGGATAACTATTTCCTAATCAAAACcccttttttttataaaaatttttatttggttCGTCGTTTGCCATGAATACTCTGGAATctgagaaattgtttttttttttgcagtttttGAACTTCCTGTGAGGGACAGAGTAAGGTTTTTAGACGCTTTGACAGCAATTTTGACCTAAAGTGATTCCTTCTTGTTTTGTCTATTTCAAGTacaaaatttttccattttattcattgtaaatatttcataattgaatattttgtatattgtCCAATAAAACatagtttttttaaaatttgtatTCATTAGTAGAGTAGAATCATAGCTTCAATTTCGACGTGATATGTGCGTCGCTGACTAGGTTGCTATTAAAAACGTAGAGAAATATAACGAGGAAACTGAAAACAATAGTAATTTTGATACatatatttcaagaataataaTACTGAAGACCCTAGTTTATTAGGCTGTGTGAAATTAACAATTAAACGGACAAATTATCGAGTTTGTTGTCGGAGGGAAATACATTGTTTACGATCGAGGTTCTTATCTGTGTAAGATAACTCCTTATCGATTCTTGGATGTGACGTCTAAAGGATTACATCGACGGTccgaattgtaaattatgtcaaATACAAGTGAATTAGTCAAAGTGCTGAAACAAGAACTTTCCACACAAACCTCTATTCTAAGAAAAGAGTTGGATGCAATAAAAGATAATATACGATGTGAGGGAGTGAGTACTAGACAGTGCATTGGTCAGATTGAGGGGAGAATATCAAAAGTTGAGTTAGACATTTTGGCtttaaaaagaaatatcatAAAGAATAACATTATAGTTACAGGTTTACCTGTGGAAGCTGGAGAGCTGGTCGAGACCACAATCTCACAATTGAATAGTTTGCTAAATATTAATTTAACAATCCACAACATTAACGATTTATATAAACTTGGTAAGAAATCAAATTCACCAATAAAGATCGAGTTCGTATCATATATTGTCAAAAAAAAGGTAATAGAAAATAGGAGTAAGTTGAGGggaaaagaaatattcataaacgaCGACCTATGTCCTGAGGATAGAGCTAAACAGAAAGTCTTGAGAGAGCATTTGCGAGAAGCTAAAAGAAAGAACTTCAATGCTTACATAAAAAACCAATTACTGTTCATAAATGGAGAAAGATTCACTTATGAAGATCTTAAGGTACAGAGTGATGAAATTGACATAGATCAGCAGGGGGAAGGATCAGCTGGAGAATTAAACACCACTATAAGAGGTACAAATAGGAATCCTTCGAGTGCACCAGATACTCCAAATTCCGTTACAAGGACAGAAAAGCTGAATAGAGAGCTGGAAGAATTGTGCAAGACGGATATTATTTTGAGCCGGGAACGTCAGGACAAAAACTCGAAAGTTGCTGGAGAGGGAGATTCCGACTTAGGTGTTAATAGGAAAACATTCCTCAGATCCCACTCATCCGGTACTTCCAGCCAGAAGACAAAAGTTGCGAAGGACAACAAAGGGGGTATGTAACTCAGCAATATTTATTTGTTATATTCTATTATTGGAAATTGGTAAAATTTTGAAGTaaaggagagaaaaaaaaaaaaagaggaaaattAAAAAGGGGAAAAAGgagattttttttgttctatttTTTTAATGCTGATATTTGGTATCGTTTgagatttttattcaattaagtttttttttacccGAAATGGATTCATATATTAGAGATTACGAATGTGAAGACCAGGAAACAACCGAACTTGTGGAAGTTGGagatttgaataaactcatgaCATTATCGCAGCTCAAGATCATCCACATGAACATCAGAAGCGCTGCAAAAAACATGGATGAGTTCATTATTCTGATAGAGCAGCTAACCCCGGAGATGGATGTGATTATATTAACCGAGACGTTCATTCTGCAGGATCCAAACTTGTACAGTATACCAGGATATACTGTCGTCTACAACTATGGCAGATACAACGGCCACGATGGTGTACTGTGCTATATCAGAAAAGGGTTGGAATTTGACTACCGAACTGTTATAATAGGAGAAACAGAGGCTTTAGAAGTAGACCTAAATTACTCATGTAAAAACGTTAAGTTGACAGCTTTATATAGATCACCGAATTCTTCAGAAAGTGTGTTCATTGATAAAATGTACACATATCTTAGGGAAATTGAAGCTAAATGTGATTGCCATATTCTGGGTGGTGATattaacataaatattttagCTCGTCATGATTCAAAAGTGGATGAATATAGGAATGTTATGAGTAACTTTGGATATCGATCATTTATTAACAAATGTACAAGATTTGAAAGCAATACATGTTTGGATCATTACTTCGTGGCTCAGAGAAACGACTCATCTGTTGGAAACATTCATGGTTATATACTACACTGCAATATTACGGATCACTACCCAGTTTTTCTTACAGTAGAAATCGAGCAAACAacccatcttgaacagaaaaaatatagaaaggaATACActaattataatgaattgagtATAGACTTAGAACAAGAGGAATGGAAAGAGGTATATGGGGAAAATGAAGTAAATCAGAAGATGGAgaactttattaaaattttacagaaacatataaaaaataatacaaaattaattGTGAGTAGTCGGCAGAACATGTCAAAAAATCCTTGGATCACAAGGGCTCTGCTGAAAtcaataaaggaaaaaaataaattatacgcATTACTTCGAAAAAGTCCACTTGATAGCaacctgaaaaataaatatactcaatataaaaataaactgaacaaacttataataatatcgaaaaaacaatatttgaatgaatgcaTCAATCGCAGTAAAGGAGAAACAAAAGTTTTATGGAAAGAAGTgaaaaaaatctacaataaaaaaaatatagttgaaaaaGGTATAGAAAAGATCAAAGACGATAAAGGGCATATTATAAGTGAAAAACCAAAAATTGCTAGTGAATTCAATCGATTTTTCAGTAATCTGGGAAGAAAGTACTCTGACAGAATTATAGAACCAGAAAGACCACTACATGAGGGTGAATTATCCGTAAGAGACAGTTTCTTCTTTGTTCCAACTGAtgaaaaagaggtcgaaaataaaatagaagATCTGAAAGTGGGAAAGACCCCAGGTATTGACGGGCTCCAGTCGAGATCATTGAAagaaattaaatctaaaatctcACTACCTCTAGCCCACATCTTTAATGAATGTTTCATCCATGGAATATTTCcgaattgtttgaaaaaaggCATTATAAATCCAGTTTACAAAGGAGGAAACAAACTAGAGATGTCCAATTATAGACCTATATCGATTATTTCCAACTtggcaaaaatatttgaaaagcttATTAAGACGAGAATAATAATATTCCTGAAGAAAAACAATGTGATATCAGACCGTCAATATGGGTTTAGAGAGGGAATGTCGACAGAAGATGCAATCAAGGATTTGACGAAGTATATATACGATGCTCTAGACCGAAGTGTACCCCAGGTTGGTGTTTTTCTCGATTTATCAAAGGCATTTGATACGGTAAACCATGAAAAActattggaaaaattatatAACTACGGTATAAGAGGAATAGCCCTTGACTTGTTCAGGAGTTACCTAactgaaagaattcaaatagTTCGAATGAAGGATGTAACCAGCCATGAGGAGGTGATAACATGTGGGGTCCCCCAAGGCACAGTATTGGGACCGATACTTTTTCTTATCTATGTAAATGCTTTATTGAGTATGACAATCTTTGGAAAAATCATAGCCTTTGCAGATGATGTGGTTTTAATGGCTGAAGAGAGAACATGGGAGAAACTAAAGGAGAACATAGAATTTGATCTAAGTGTTGTTTCAAGATGGTTCAGACAGAACGGATTGACCCTAAACGCAAAGAAAACTTCCTACTTACCTTTCACATCTTACGAATCCAGTCAACCGGATTTGGGTCCTTTGAAGATTGATGACCAGGAATATATCCATGAAAGTACAGAAGGCCATATTAAGTACCTTGGTATATATATCGATAAACATATGAGATGGGACTATCACTGTGAACATTTGGCAAAGAAACTTCGTGGACTGCTACATACATTTAGGTACCTGAGAAAGCAGATGAATAGTGAACAACTCAAAACTATTTATTACGGTTTGGTGCAGTCACATTTAACATATGGGAATGTTGGTTGGGGAGCTGCACACGCTGTTCATTTGGAGAGACTACACGTCATTCAGAGGATGATTCTCAAAACGATGTTTGGAAAACCATATTTGTTCCCCTCTGTAGAAATTTACAAAATATCAAGAGTTCTGAACATACAACAACTTTACTTTTTAAAATTGACTAGTCTCGTCCAGAGGGGAAAGATAAGACTACAATCGATCGATCACGAGTACCCCACTAGACATAAACTCAGGAATTTCAAGATGATACGTACCCAAAAGACGGTTGGTCAGAGATGCTGGTGGTATTTGGCACCCAAAATGTTCGCTTTTCTTCCTATGGAATGTAGAACACTAAAAAATCGTAGATCATTCAATAGGAAGGTGAAATTGTGGCTACTGAATGGAGATGCGAAGATATTCAATGATTTGGGAATTCAGTGAGTGTTGGTGTGGATTTACTTACCTTATTATTCATATCCATCATGTCTAAACAAAGAGTTATTAAGTGCCCTCAAGAATAGTGACAAATATTTACTCATGATTAAGACATTTTTACCCCGAATTGGACAAAACTAAGAACCAGATTTTGACAGTTTCAACCCGATAATAGACTTTTAGATTTTatatgattccatttgtattATTGTTCATAccaaacgaaattttttttttttttttttgtataatgttGTCATGACGTTCAAGGaagagaatttttgtatttttttcagaactaacaggcgaacctctagtgagcctctgttcatcgtgtttatttgcaataattattagaatattatattaggttgtgttgagagcaaataaactttattattattattattattattattattattaatctgaAATGTTGGAAGGGTAAAATGTggtcatatttttcatttttggtcaGGCTACTcgtgaaataaaataaactttgtATTCCACTTTAGCCTATCAGCGTAGCAGAGAAATCACTTTGAAGTGAATTGAGGGGTACATTATTTGTATTATTGAACAATTTCAGTTCATTGGTTTTATATGGATTATATTACTATAGTAACATCATTCAACAGCGAATAAGAAATTGCATTGAAGGGAAATTTTAATTGGTAGAGAAACACAAGTTGAAACAAACTCTTCACTTTTTTAATGATCATATGAGAAATTTAACAATTTCCactagaaaattgaatttcaaaggcACATCCAAACAACACAGAGAATGGACTTAAAACGCCGAGTTATTGTAGTGAACTGTTTGATGAAAACACACGAACGTCATGACCATAGGCGTGCGGACAGATAATGATAccttattgaaatattcagtagATCGGATACAAATTTCGAATGTGGATTCCGTATAGCATTGAAGATATACGGTATAGGACATAATGACTTCCTCATAGACCGAGAAATATTTTAGCAACCATTATACTTAAATTATCATCcgtttgatttgaaaatttcatatctccCCGAATATTTACTGGAACACATATTTCAATTATAGAATACCAATATCGATGTGAATTACCACTCCAAAAGTGATTCACTATCCTAGGATAGTTTTTCACCCCCTTAGTCGAAAATTCATATCTTCGGAAATATGTGCTGGATCAAAACCAATTTACTTTTATAGATAACTAGTACCGATTTGAATAAACGCTAAAAAATTACTCACTTTCCTTTAGGATCctggggtagtttttccaacccttaatttaaaaaattccaatcttcGAAATTATGCGCCGGAGCGCTTATAGATTACTATAATCCGTTCAAATATATGTCGGAGCAATATAAACTAAGTAAATCGCATGGTTTGCACATAGAGCAACTGTTATTGGTCAAACAGTCATGAATCCTATCCCTCCTTCGTCTCTAACAGACCGCCAGGATATATTCGTAACAGAATGTGGATATCAATTGTAAATTGATTATTTGTATATCTATTTTACAGAAGAGTAACAAAGAAAAACGTTGGCTTCACTTGTTGAGATGTTTTGTAAATTCTGTTTGTAGATCAATGTGCAGTACCAAGTGTTCAATTATGTGAATTATCCTTAGTTTGACTCTGGACAGATTGTACCTCTTCTTATTTGAagaccttattattattattatttgaactggggtcgttttgcttcggtgagccttccgggaactgcgaccatgcagatcttttgttcactaccctactcattcatagaaacccagggaggtcgtcaacgacgttaataaaattgacaacctccttaggggccttggccattacctctctggtatccaggaccggcttgcccatgtgaatggttcttaggccagccagctctggacacttgcatatcaagtgttcagaagtttctacttccgatccacagagcctgcaaatctcgtctgctgacttacccatacggtacaaatgatgtttgtaccgacagtgccccgtcagcagtcccaccatcacccggagctccgctcgtgacagcttcaggagttttctggtgtaagtaggtgaaatcttcacgaatttctttgcctgagcaagtctaggagtgttagtccagtggattgtcctactgttcaactcccatagctggaccgcagctttgtattggtcttttcctatcccacagaaaggctcaggtccagcaggtcttagcctagatgcactttttgcaagctcgtccgctctctcatttccttcaacaccacagtgccactggtacccatagtagagtcaccttgtttcctctggccagttgctttatggtgttacggcactcccaagtcagcagagacccctgacagcacgattccagggatctcagcatggcttggctgtccgtggtgatgtagatatgcgcccctttgaggttcattttgagacactcctgggcgcatacataaacagccattatctcggcttgtagaatcgagggctcacttcccagggctttagagatcctcagtctaggtccatatatcccaatgccggtgcccttctctgtttttgatccatctgtaaaccatatggatgactttttgtctagacgatttatgaaacttattgcactatgacggtcatttataaccgtttcaaagggcgtttcaaaatcgtaggtggttggcataatatctgatggttttgcgaggaggtttgaatctagttgattcagtatcctcatatgtccaacccagttcccaggaaggagctttccattatgggaaatccttattgcttcgagcaggctacatttccttacatgtaggtgtaagggaggcaagtctagtatgacctccagcgctgccgtaggagctgtgcgcatagctcctgtgacaccaatgcacgccagcctttgcattttctgcaacctgatgcgtgtggtgacctcctccatgtccaccatgctagagatgcataggtgacaatagggcgtaccaccgctgtgtataaccacagtaccattttcggtttcactccccatgtctttccaaagagtcttttgcatgcccacatagccgccgtggctctggaaagagtcttatctatatgtttcccccagttcagtttactgtccagggtaacacctagatatttacactcactagagaagtgcagagtctgaccatttaagaccagagctctgaggtcgagattccttcttctagtgaacgggattattgatgttttcgaggggttgacagtaagcccctcttccccgcaccaattttcaatagttttgagagcaagttgcattcggctacttattgggcccacatgcttgcctctaaccgtcaccactatgtcgtcggcgtaagcctggacgttaatccgcctgttgtaagcctctccaagaggccatccatgaccaagctccacagcagaaaa carries:
- the LOC123675611 gene encoding cell division control protein 45 homolog; this translates as MYVDDLKNDFYGFLAGKRIFLMVHYDIDSICCCKILQSLLRHNHILYSLAVVRGIEDFKASFQENCEDVKYFILINCGGTIDIVEALEPEEDIIFFVLDSHRPIDLCNIYSNEQVRLLSSPEEDAGVPSFDDIFREDSDNEDDEVGDSTSEVGSDDESEGRAAKRRRLNEEEIDKRREKRLWEENRSKLLFEYAQFTYYAKASAILMFELAWSLNKDDKEMLWLAIIALTEQMLLGKLEDSKYNIEIGSLQSHATRLHNRSNDSEVKTSLKITFEKDLRLVLHKHWCVESSLKFSMFTSCRLKLWTLKGDRKLHQLLADMGLPLAQSKQKFTSMDLQLRQEFHSSLEKLSEKYDLEDIVYPTFILRYGFTNNYSASDVVYMMLALLETAPKSKSPEECFHTALEFLPKPKKEMAEAGIGRAKTLFKVMFKTVQGALEMKQISSAGPFLYYIIQEGFLDWYMFSNLHVLSLLAQFLLTAYVSISRNRKATQLPLIVSAPRNLENGTCIILGIPPLCENSPKNFFGKAFEKAAEMLRCKTSCDFFDTSFFELPVRDRVRFLDALTAILT